In the Helianthus annuus cultivar XRQ/B chromosome 11, HanXRQr2.0-SUNRISE, whole genome shotgun sequence genome, one interval contains:
- the LOC110888155 gene encoding uncharacterized protein LOC110888155 codes for MDDNRDQDLESLGFQSFSEKMHQDVFISSKGSRNMHGLHDQPSLFSKPLKIDGNPLFPRRGVVQKDSNVINVIDELEKITVPVQPMGNPQHDESATPISYADKLKSSSRNKREINFRLMKPMETRDDADVVIPKEVIKKAQDKLENVLYGYFLGNRLPFPVVEYYAKNVWAKFGFSKLMMNAGGFFFFKFDTKEGMLSVLEGGPWLIRKIPLFLNIWTPSVSLKKDGIKTVPVWIKFHNVPLAVYTDEGLSLLASKLGIPKRLDAYTADMCAENWGRTSFARAMIEISADNELKDHIVLAIPKLDEEGYLMERVDVEYEWKPHRCAVCCLFGHSDAKCPKSVNVKPKQVTTDEEGFVTDTRKVARHGFPQKKQKARVVYRPKNIHAGPEPSGTKSVNAERHVDKVNQEGNKRDLNLRNSFSVLDSMADGVPSTSNSQEDRPLVDEFVRQNTTETAEFMCAGTSDKKSEGASTPGLDGVHG; via the coding sequence ATGGATGATAATCGGGATCAGGATTTGGAGAGCCTAGGGTTTCAATCATTCTCGGAAAAGATGCATCAGGATGTTTTTATTTCTTCTAAGGGTTCAAGAAACATGCATGGTCTGCATGATCAGCCGTCATTATTTAGTAAACCATTAAAGATCGATGGGAATCCTTTGTTTCCACGTAGGGGTGTGGTGCAGAAAGATTCAAATGTCATAAACGTTATTGATGAATTAGAAAAGATCACTGTTCCAGTTCAACCTATGGGTAATCCTCAGCATGATGAGTCGGCAACACCAATCTCATATGCAGACAAGCTAAAGTCATCTTCCCGGAACAAAAGAGAGATTAACTTCAGGCTTATGAAGCCGATGGAAACTAGAGATGATGCGGATGTGGTGATACCAAAAGAAGTGATCAAGAAGGCTCAGGATAAACTTGAGAATGTTCTGTACGGCTATTTCTTGGGTAATAGGCTTCCGTTTCCGGTAGTAGAATATTACGCAAAGAATGTTTGGGCGAAGTTTGGATTTTCAAAACTCATGATGAATGCGGGCggctttttctttttcaaatttgacACCAAAGaaggtatgttaagtgtgttGGAAGGTGGTCCTTGGCTCATTAGGAAAATTCCGTTATTCTTAAATATTTGGACTCCCTCAGTTAGCTTGAAAAAGGATGGGATTAAAACGGTGCCGGTTTGGATTAAGTTTCATAATGTTCCTCTTGCTGTGTATACCGATGAGGGGCTTAGTCTATTAGCGTCGAAGCTCGGAATTCCAAAACGACTTGATGCCTACACGGCTGATATGTGTGCTGAAAATTGGGGCAGAACAAGTTTTGCTCGAGCAATGATAGAGATCTCGGCTGATAATGAATTAAAAGATCACATTGTTCTTGCTATCCCTAAACTAGATGAAGAGGGTTATCTGATGGAAAGAGTGGACGTTGAATATGAGTGGAAACCTCATAGGTGTGCGGTTTGTTGTTTATTTGGTCACTCGGATGCGAAGTGTCCTAAATCTGTTAATGTTAAGCCGAAGCAAGTTACAACCGATGAGGAGGGTTTTGTTACCGATACTAGGAAAGTGGCAAGACACGGATTTCCTCAAAAGAAGCAGAAGGCTAGAGTTGTTTATAGACCAAAGAATATCCATGCGGGTCCGGAACCATCTGGCACAAAGAGCGTTAATGCAGAACGGCATGTGGATAAGGTTAATCAGGAAGGTAACAAGCGTGATCTGAATTTGAGGAATTCTTTTTCGGTCCTGGATAGTATGGCTGATGGGGTTCCGAGTACGAGCAATAGTCAAGAAGATAGGCCTCTAGTAGATGAATTTGTGCGGCAAAACACAACTGAGACGGCTGAATTTATGTGTGCTGGAACTAGTGATAAAaaatctgagggggcaagcactcccggtttAGATGGTGTCCATGGATAG